CTCGACCAGCGGCGCCTGGGACTGGCGTCCGCCGCCTGCCAGGCCGTCCTGTCCGTCGGCTTCTTCGTCCTGAGCGGCCGGATCCTGTCCGCGAAGCGGCTCTCCCGGACGGAACTGCTGCCCTTCGGCGTGCTGGCCGCCGTGCTGGCCGCCTGCTACTCCGTCGGCGCGAGCATCTACCTCCCGCACCTCTTCGACTCCTACGCCACCGCCTACGGCGCCGTCGGGGCGGTCTTCGCCCTGATCTCCGCCCTCTTCGGCGCGATGCTCGTCGTCGTCGGCTCCGTCGCCCTCGGCCGGGAGGTCCACGACGAGCTCGGGCGGATCCGGGCCGGGCGACGGCCGGCCGACGACGAGGTGCGGCGCGAGTGGGACGCCGTCCTCGACGAGATGCGCTCGCGCTGGCGCACCGCCCGACGGCAGCTCTCCCCGCGCCGCGACCGGGACCCGCCGCCCGGCTGACGCACCCGGCCGGACACCGGACCGCGCGCCGCCCGGCGGAGTGGAAGGGCGGCGCGCGGAGCGCGCGGGGAGGTGCGCGGGGGAGGGCCCGGAGGGAGGGGCACCCGCCGGACGTCCGGCAGGGGCCCCGGTCGGGGGGTCGGATCAGGCGTAGACCCCGAAGTGGAACAGCGAGTAGCCGTAGCCGGTGCCGCGCTGGGTCAGTTCCAGCCGGACGTAGCGGCCCGACGCGGTGATGTCGAAGTCGTCGATCCCGCCGTCACCGGTGGACGTGGCGTACGCCGTCCGCCAGTTCCGGCCGTCGTCCGACACCCTGATCGTGTAGGCCTTCCCGTACGCGCCCTCCCACACGAGCTGGGCGTGCTTCAGCTGCCGCACCGATCCCAGGTCCACCTGGAGCCACTGCGGGTCGGCCCAACTGCTGGCCCAACGCGTGTCGTTGCGGCCGTCCGTGGCCAGCTGCGGGGTGCACGGGCAGCCGCCGTAGCCGTCGTTCTGGAAGGTGGACGCCGTGGTGGGCCGGTTCAGCGCCACGTCCGTGCCCGCCACCGGCGGCGGGACCACCCGCACCGAGCGCTGCTCGACGCCCACGTTGCCGCGCCCGTCCTTCACCTTCACGTACAGCTTCCACACGCCGGTCTTCGCCGGAGCGGTGACCTTGAGGGTGCCGCCGCCGAGGTGCGTGGAGGGGGCCGACACCAGGCCGCCGCCCCCGTCGACGTACTTGCTCCCCCAGAGGACCTCGTACGCGAGCGCGTCGCCCTCGGGGTCGGTCGCGGGTGCCCGGACGGTGAGCTCCCTACCGGCCGGGACGGCTCCCGCGTCCGGCACCGACGGCACGGACACCGTCGGCGGCAGGTTGTCCCCGGCCGTGTTCCCGCCGTACGCCCGCTTCACCGCGTAGTACATGGACCGGCGCTCCCCGGCCGGGGTCAGGTTGAACCAGTGGCCGCCGAAGTCGTACTCGGTGCCGTAGTGGAAGACCGTCGCACCCAGCGCGACGCCCTGGTGGCCCTTCACGCAGTTCCAGGCGTTCGTGTAGCCGTCGGCCTTGGCCTGGTCGCCGGGCTCCAGCGGGACGCCGTTCGCGTCGTTCGGCACCTCCCACTCGCCGGCCGGTCCGGTCTCGGTGATCAGGTACGGCTTGGTGTAGCCGCCCTGCTCCCAGGCCTGCCGGACCCCGCAGACCTCCTTG
Above is a window of Streptomyces subrutilus DNA encoding:
- a CDS encoding discoidin domain-containing protein → MRSLVTAALLAGAVTVLPTAPAHAAGSVVKVTGSQGDWQLRVDGSPYVVKGVTWGPSPADAGRLLPDVKSLGANTIRTWGTDATSRQLFDAASANGIKVVAGFWLQPGGGPGSGGCTDYVTDTAYKNTMLAEFSRWVEAYRDHPAVLMWNVGNESVLGLQNCYGGAELENQRNAYTAFVNDVAKAVHRIDANHPVTSTDAWVGAWPYYKRNSPDLDLYSVNSYKEVCGVRQAWEQGGYTKPYLITETGPAGEWEVPNDANGVPLEPGDQAKADGYTNAWNCVKGHQGVALGATVFHYGTEYDFGGHWFNLTPAGERRSMYYAVKRAYGGNTAGDNLPPTVSVPSVPDAGAVPAGRELTVRAPATDPEGDALAYEVLWGSKYVDGGGGLVSAPSTHLGGGTLKVTAPAKTGVWKLYVKVKDGRGNVGVEQRSVRVVPPPVAGTDVALNRPTTASTFQNDGYGGCPCTPQLATDGRNDTRWASSWADPQWLQVDLGSVRQLKHAQLVWEGAYGKAYTIRVSDDGRNWRTAYATSTGDGGIDDFDITASGRYVRLELTQRGTGYGYSLFHFGVYA
- a CDS encoding YihY/virulence factor BrkB family protein — its product is MRPAFTLRVVNRFQKVAGFDRSMALASSALTALIPLAVLGGALLDLVGDHDVADEIIDHYGLTGGGAQAVTDLFASTADEAASTGAGIAGTVFVVISVLGFSRAAQRVFEQAWELKPLSVRNTLNGLWWIACSAAFLALNGWISASLDQRRLGLASAACQAVLSVGFFVLSGRILSAKRLSRTELLPFGVLAAVLAACYSVGASIYLPHLFDSYATAYGAVGAVFALISALFGAMLVVVGSVALGREVHDELGRIRAGRRPADDEVRREWDAVLDEMRSRWRTARRQLSPRRDRDPPPG